From the Cryptomeria japonica chromosome 2, Sugi_1.0, whole genome shotgun sequence genome, one window contains:
- the LOC131050927 gene encoding single-stranded DNA-binding protein, mitochondrial — protein MASSSLLKLSRSLSRVAGLSGRANAGGGCCWRGFATYELSDKDSEDDIAQEPKNTTQNNDVNSNGGSKFNERAVQHNFNGSLYRAIILGEVGQVPIQKRLRNGQAVTVFSVGTGGIRNNRRPLESESPREYADRGTVQWHRVSIYTENLGAVAMQHLKQGAHVYLEGNLETKIFSDPLTGVVKRIREIAIRQQGRLVFLNQGTETNTNSQILKGVGYF, from the exons ATGGCTTCCTCATCATTGCTGAAACTTTCGCGCTCATTATCTCGCGTAGCAG GTTTATCCGGCAGAGCAAATGCAGGTGGTGGTTGTTGCTGGAGGGGTTTTGCTACTTACGAGCTTTCTGACAAAGACTCTGAAGATGATATTGCCCAAGAACCAAAGAACACAACACAGAACAATGATGTAAATAGTAATGGCGGCTCCAAATTCAACGAAAGAGCGGTTCAACATAACTTCAATGGGAGTTTGTATAGG GCTATCATACTTGGGGAGGTAGGGCAGGTACCAATTCAGAAGAGATTGAGAAATGGTCAAGCGGTTACCGTTTTTTCGGTTGGAACTGGAGGCATTCGGAATAACAGGAGGCCTCTGGAGAGTGAATCACCAAGAGAATATGCAGATCGGGGCACAGTTCAGTGGCACCGTGTTTCCATTTATACAGAGAATTTGGGAGCAGTTGCGATGCAGCACTTGAAGCAAGG GGCACATGTTTACTTGGAAGGAAATTTGGAGACAAAAATTTTCAGCGATCCTCTTACAGGTGTTGTCAAGCGCATTAGAGAAATCGCCATACGACAACAGG GGCGCCTGGTATTTTTAAACCAAGGAACTGAAACCAATACAAATTCACAAATCTTGAAAGGAGTTGGCTACTTTTAA